The Amycolatopsis coloradensis sequence TCGAGGGCGTAACACCGCAACAGGTCGTGCAGGCGGTAGCGGGGCTCGCCGGTGGCGTCCGAGCCGCTGAGCTCGACCAGATGAGCGTCCACCAGTACATCGAGGACGTCCTCACCGTGCGTGCGGCCGAGCAGGGCCGCGACCACCCAGCCGGGGAACTGGACCGAGCCGAGCCCGCCGAGGCCGCGGAACGCGGTCGCCGCCGACATAGGCAGGAGGTCGTAGCTGAGGGTGACACTGGCCCGCACGGCGAGATCTCCGACGCGGAGTTCGTCCAATCTTCGTCTTTCGTCGCGCAGCCGGTCGGCCAGCACGCGCAACGTCCAGCCCGGCCGATGGGTCAGCTTCGCCCCGGCGACCCGGATCGCCAGTGGCAGATACCCGCAGTGGCGCAGGATCGCCGTCGCGCAGTCCGGCTCCGCGGCGACCCTTTCCGTGCCGACGATGCCTTCGAGCAGCTTCGCGGCCTCGGCCTCGGGCAGCAGGTCGACGTCGACCGGGGTGGCCCCGGCCAGATCCGGCATCCGGACCCGGCTGGTGATCAGCACCGCGCAGGAACCCGCGCCGGGCAGCAGCGGGCGGACCTGCGCCGCGCTGCCGGCGTCGTCGAGGACGACGCACATCCGCAGTGTCGCGAGCCGGGAACGCAGCAACGCCGCGCGCTCGGGGAGATCACGCGGCAGCCCCGCGTCCGGGACGCCCAGCGCGCGGAGCAGCTCGGCGAGCACGGTCATCGGGGGCCGGGGCGATGACGACGTCCCGGCCAGGTCGACGTGCAGCTGACCGTCCGGGAAATCGTCGCGGACCGCGTGCGCCACCCGGATCGCGACGGAGGACTTGCCGATCCCCGGTGCCCCCGAAAGCACCGCGATCGCCGGCTTTCCCTGCTCGCTGCGTTCACGGAAGAGGCCGACGAGCTCGCCGACCACGTCGTCGCGGCCGGTGAAGTCCGGCAGGTCCAGCGGCAGCTGGCAGACCGGCGTCACCGGCACGGTGAGGGCGGCGGTCACCGCGTCCTGGGTCGCGGACGGCGTGAGGACCAGCGAAGCCCGCAGTTCCCGCAGCCGCGGCCCCGGTTCGGTGCCGAGTTCGTCCGCGAGCACCTTCTCGGCCGTTTCGTAGGCCTCGATCGCGTCGGCCGTGCGGCCGTCGGCCCGCAGCGCGACGATCAGCTGCTGCCAGAGCTCCTCGCGCAGGGGATGTTCGGTGACCAGGCCGCGCAGTTCGGCGACGGCTTCGGCGGTCCGGCCGAGTTCGATCCTCGCGCGCAGGCGCTGTTCCTGGACCGCGAGCCGCAATTCCGTCAGCCGGGCGACGGTCGCGCCCCAGCCGTGGTCGTGGGGGAGACCTTCGAGGACCTCGCCGCGCCACAGCGCTTCGGCTTGATCCAGCAGGTCCAGCGCGGATTCGGCTTCCCCGTGGCCGAGCGCGTCCTGCGCGCGGGCGGCCAATTCGCCGAAGCGGATGTGGTCGATCTCGTCGGGAGTGGCTTTGAGGATGTATCCGGATGCCCGGCTTCCGATGCGCTCCCCGAGCTCGGGGTCGTGGTCGGCGAGGCGTTTGCGGAGTGAATGGACGTAGGTGCGGATGTTCGCCGCCGCCGACCGGGGAGCGGACGAAGGCCACAGGACCTCGATCAGCAGTTCGGTGGAGACGACGACGTTGGGCTGGAGCAGGAGAGCGGCCAGCAGCAGCCGGGGTTTGGGCCCGCCGAGCGGCACCACCTGCCCGTCCACCGCCACTTCGAGCGGACCGAGAACGCGAAACCCGAGAATAGTCACCTAAACCGCCAATACGGCAGGAGCCCCATATCCGCCGATAATATTGCCGTCCCGCCATGGTTGGCTAGATCCATTCGCATGCATGTGCAGACAGCCGGTCGGCGTTTGTACGTGATGTGTACGACGCCGGTCGACGCTGAAGCCATGAAGCGTTCAAGTGTCCGGCGGCTCGCCGGTTTCTTTCTCGTGCTGGTGACGGCGGGCGCCTTGGGTCTCGCCGGAGCCACTCCCGCACTGGCCGCGGCCACCGGGACCGTGAAGACGGCGGGCGATCCGCTGAACGTCCGCCGCGCCCCGAGCACCTCCTCGACCGCGGTGCGCACGGTGGCCAACGGCGCCACGGTGACCATCGACTGCCAGACGGTCGGGACCTCGGTCACCGGTCCGCTGGGTACCACGACGTTGTGGGATTACGTCCCCGCGCTCGGTGGCTACATCTCGGACGGCTACGTCTACACCGGCTCGGACCAGCGGATCGCCCCCGACTGCGGAGTCGGCTCCGGCAGCGCCGAATGCTCCACCGGCGTCTGCGCGGGTGAGGGGCAGTTCCGCTCTTCGGACGCGCATTTCCTCGTCTACGACAGGAACGCCGACGGCAAGTCCGCCGTGGTCGCGTACTGGCTGAAGGGTGGCGCCGGCCCGTTCTACGTCTGGGCATCCGGCGGTAACGGCACCCACGTCGACAA is a genomic window containing:
- a CDS encoding AfsR/SARP family transcriptional regulator; translated protein: MTILGFRVLGPLEVAVDGQVVPLGGPKPRLLLAALLLQPNVVVSTELLIEVLWPSSAPRSAAANIRTYVHSLRKRLADHDPELGERIGSRASGYILKATPDEIDHIRFGELAARAQDALGHGEAESALDLLDQAEALWRGEVLEGLPHDHGWGATVARLTELRLAVQEQRLRARIELGRTAEAVAELRGLVTEHPLREELWQQLIVALRADGRTADAIEAYETAEKVLADELGTEPGPRLRELRASLVLTPSATQDAVTAALTVPVTPVCQLPLDLPDFTGRDDVVGELVGLFRERSEQGKPAIAVLSGAPGIGKSSVAIRVAHAVRDDFPDGQLHVDLAGTSSSPRPPMTVLAELLRALGVPDAGLPRDLPERAALLRSRLATLRMCVVLDDAGSAAQVRPLLPGAGSCAVLITSRVRMPDLAGATPVDVDLLPEAEAAKLLEGIVGTERVAAEPDCATAILRHCGYLPLAIRVAGAKLTHRPGWTLRVLADRLRDERRRLDELRVGDLAVRASVTLSYDLLPMSAATAFRGLGGLGSVQFPGWVVAALLGRTHGEDVLDVLVDAHLVELSGSDATGEPRYRLHDLLRCYALELRAQDVPAKARDATKRVLEGYLALAVEAADRMPIHFFGLYRDDTAVQPALPPGTAHLIEDPAAWFAAERHTCVAAVSLAADLGFDSLAWRLAAALAPYFDQRGHQDDWMHTHAVALAAARRSGEVRGEAIIQRNLGQIQLYQDSYAEALVAFEQSQLLFDKVGDTQGAAIALAGLGTVLRIKGEDAVALEHCHAALDQFSAAGDPHGEALARIAIGAVWLARRRFDEAERWFTEALDQSARIGDRHREAHALKRLAMLRQHQGDLAGAREWVDRAIAIFNELGDDHCVGYANQNLGELYLHSGDLAHAQLLLVNSLSVHRRNGDRRSEAEVSQLLGELHEALSQPERSRTYSERALALWRELSARPQESALASRLQEAAEASYNDSASA
- a CDS encoding SH3 domain-containing protein, producing the protein MKRSSVRRLAGFFLVLVTAGALGLAGATPALAAATGTVKTAGDPLNVRRAPSTSSTAVRTVANGATVTIDCQTVGTSVTGPLGTTTLWDYVPALGGYISDGYVYTGSDQRIAPDCGVGSGSAECSTGVCAGEGQFRSSDAHFLVYDRNADGKSAVVAYWLKGGAGPFYVWASGGNGTHVDKAVPVAKGSWVYYKVCVADAAANPTLEACSGGITDYAA